AACCGAAGCCCCGGTCGAGATCACCGTGGATGTCAGCCGCAGCGGGGTCACCACCGTCGACGAGGCCGTGGTCATCCACGACGAGGATCTGACCGCGACCAACACCGCCGGCGACCCGGACCGTGTCACCGCCAAGCCGCTGGACACCCGGCTGGCCGACGGCAAACTCACGATTACGCTACCGGCGATCAGCTGGGTCGCGGCATCTCTCTCGACCAACTGACCTGGCTGGTTCAGACTGTGTGGCCGTGAGCAATCAGTCCGACCTTGCCGAGACGTCCCGGCTGGAAGCGTTCAGTGACGGCGTCTTCGCGATCGCCATCACGCTGCTGGTCCTCGAACTGCACGCACCCGTGCTCGCCGAGGGCCGGCAGCTGTGGCCAGCGCTGCTGCATGAATGGCCGCAGTTCGCGGCGTACCTGGCCAGCTTCGCGGTCCTCGGCATCATGTGGGTCAACCACCACTCGCTGTTCCGGCAGATCGAGCGAACCGATCGCGGGTTGATGTTCCTCAACCTGTTCCTGCTTTTGTGGGTGACCCTGCTGCCGTTCCCGACCAGCATGTTCGCGGAACATCTCAAGGACGAGTCGACGAACGCGCATGTCGCGGCCGCCGTCTACAGCACGAACCTGACGCTGGCGGCGATCGCGTTCAGCCTGATCTGGTGGTATGTCCTGCGTAACAAGCTGGTCGAACACGAGATGAGCAGACCGCAGGTGCGGGCATCGGTGCTCCGGTACTCACTCGGCACGCTGTTCTACGCGGCGATGATCGGAGTCTCGTTCCTGTCCGCGAAGGTGACGCTGCTGATCGCGTTCCTGCTGGCGATCTACTACGCGTTCGAGCAGGTCAGGACGCGCGACTGAACTGGGTGAGGTAGACGCCGGGCGCGATCTCCAACCGGTCGGTCGGCGTGTAGCCGCGGGACGTGTACAGCGTCACCGCGGGACCGTTCGCCGTACCGGTCGAGACCAGGCTGAACCGGCGTGGCTCGAGTTGGTCCAGGTGATCGAGAAGCGCCTT
The genomic region above belongs to Kribbella solani and contains:
- a CDS encoding TMEM175 family protein, whose product is MSNQSDLAETSRLEAFSDGVFAIAITLLVLELHAPVLAEGRQLWPALLHEWPQFAAYLASFAVLGIMWVNHHSLFRQIERTDRGLMFLNLFLLLWVTLLPFPTSMFAEHLKDESTNAHVAAAVYSTNLTLAAIAFSLIWWYVLRNKLVEHEMSRPQVRASVLRYSLGTLFYAAMIGVSFLSAKVTLLIAFLLAIYYAFEQVRTRD